In Chloroflexota bacterium, the sequence GCAAATGCCGGTTCGAGTAGCTCGTCCAGGTCTTCGGAGTTGAAAACGTCAACCATTATTTCGCCGATCTCGCCTTCATCCTGATTCACGATGATGACCGGGATGTTGCTCAGGCCGCTGTTGGTGTCGCCGGAAAAGCGGCCAGTGACGGCCCCGAGGCCGAGCGTGAGCACGAACGGCGCGACCAGCATCAGGATCAGCGCCGCCCGGTCGCGAAAGGCGAGGGTGACATCTTTAATGGCGATGGTGAGAATCTTGTTCATGATTACTTCCTTGAGAAGCTGGACAAGCGTCCTGAGCGGAGCGGCGTGTTGTTCGCCGCGTAGTCGAAGGATGCTGGTTTTCAATCCCGCAAAGCTCGGCCCGTAAGTTGCAGAAACACCGCTTCCAGGTTCGGCTCTTGAATGTCCACCGACCGAATCTTGATGCCAAGCTCATTGGCTTTGGCGACGACCGGGGCCAGGGCGTCGGCGGCAGAGGGAACCATGAGGGCCACTTCGTGATCGACGGCTGAAGATTGCAGAATGCCGGGCAGGGCGCGCAGGGCCTCGGCCAGTTTGGCCGCCTCGCCGCCTTCGCCGATGTGCAAGCGCAGAACGTCGCGCTCGCCCACCTGCCGCGTCAGTTCCTTTTGCGTGCCAAGCGCAATCACCTGGCCGTGATCAATGATGCCCACCCGATCCGAAAGCTCTTCCGCTTCTTCCATGTAGTGCGTGGTGTAAAGCACCGTCATGCCCTGCTTGTTCAGGTCTTTCACTGTGTCGAGGATGTTGCGGCGGCTCTGCGGGTCAATGCCCACCGTCGGCTCGTCCATATACAAAATGCGCGGGTTGTGCAGAAGCCCCACGCCGATGTTCACCCGGCGCTTCATGCCGCCCGAATACGTTTTGACTCGCTGGTTGGCTTTATCGCTCAGGCCGATCTGGGCCAGCACTTCGTCGGCGCGCTTTTTGAGCGATGCGCCACCCATGCCGTACATACGACCCCAGAAAATCAGGTTCTCGCGGGCGGTAAGCTCCTCATACAAAGCGATTTCCTGCGGCACGACGCCGATGATGTTGCGCACGGCCATCGGGTCTTTGCTCACCGAGTGG encodes:
- a CDS encoding ATP-binding cassette domain-containing protein — encoded protein: MLEVNNLAKKFGDFTAVNGISFAIEAGEIFSLLGPNGAGKTTTISMLSSLLEPSGGDAVIGGHSVSKDPMAVRNIIGVVPQEIALYEELTARENLIFWGRMYGMGGASLKKRADEVLAQIGLSDKANQRVKTYSGGMKRRVNIGVGLLHNPRILYMDEPTVGIDPQSRRNILDTVKDLNKQGMTVLYTTHYMEEAEELSDRVGIIDHGQVIALGTQKELTRQVGERDVLRLHIGEGGEAAKLAEALRALPGILQSSAVDHEVALMVPSAADALAPVVAKANELGIKIRSVDIQEPNLEAVFLQLTGRALRD